The Gambusia affinis linkage group LG11, SWU_Gaff_1.0, whole genome shotgun sequence genome contains a region encoding:
- the LOC122839689 gene encoding myc box-dependent-interacting protein 1 isoform X2 — protein MAELNLGKGLTAGKVASNVQKKLTRAQEKVLQKLGKADETKDAAFEEWVINFNKQYTEGSKLQRDLRAYLEAVRAMHESSKNLQACLGDMYEPDWYGKNEVDSILEDCDVLWTDYHQKLVDHALISMDTYLGQFPDIKGRIAKRDRKLVDYDSARHNYAATHKTKKKDGGIKITKPSTLLERATPGWAQGILSAHNLAQTSLSKSQAEEEFERAQKVFEEINLDLQEELPSLWNSRVGFYVSTFQSLAGFEEKFHKEISRLDQDLHDVLEKLENSDTTSDREDSNHTLRPGGPPPIPKSPSKLRPAVPPPPKVTPSKELKTENIINLFDAAATPDINVTSPTEFDSPAVNNLLDMDLESFSEAAKVSTVSQPANWDSWSEGADAQEEETQKHYDPVAAATEAWGDDGTQPIRYDPIAAASEGWGDDGTQPVRYDPVAASQEGWEDDGSQAAHYDTVQEAQEGLGVDVEQPVKEEPAAAETPADEAPSDVVEEDNTPAAPELDEKEGQGDSSASAAEPEPEEAATEELQTPTTAAESTQDSSETTDMPPGFLFKVQVMHDYAANDTDELEMKAGDVVLVVTFDNSDEQDDGWLMGLKQDDWQQNKENATKGVFPENFTQRL, from the exons ATGGCTGAGCTGAATTTGGGGAAGGGGCTGACAGCTGGGAAAGTGGCCAGCAACGTTCAGAAAAAGCTCACCAGAGCCCAGGAAAAG GTTCTACAGAAGCTTGGCAAAGCAGATGAGACCAAAGACGCTGCTTTTGAGGAGTGGGTCATCAATTTCAACAAACAATAT ACTGAAGGCAGCAAACTCCAGAGGGACCTAAGAGCATACCTTGAGGCAGTTAGAG CTATGCACGAGTCCTCCAAGAATCTACAGGCATGTCTAGGTGACATGTATGAGCCGGACTGGTATGGCAAGAATGAAGTGGATTCTATTCTGGAG GACTGTGATGTGCTTTGGACTGATTACCATCAGAAGTTGGTTGATCACGCTCTGATCTCCATGGATACCTACCTGGGTCAGTTCCCTGATATTAAG GGTCGCATTGCAAAGAGAGACAGGAAGCTGGTGGATTACGACAGTGCCAGACATAACTATGCTGCTACACATAAGACTAAGAAAAAAGATGGAGGCATTAAAATTACAAag CCTTCTACCTTGTTGGAAAGAGCCACTCCAGGCTGGGCTCAGGGTATCTTGTCTGCACACAACCTTGCTCAGACCAGTCTCTCCAAGAGTCAG GCGGAAGAAGAGTTTGAGAGAGCCCAGAAGGTGTTTGAGGAGATTAATCTTGATTTGCAAGAAGAGTTACCTTCACTCTGGAACAG TCGTGTTGGTTTTTATGTCAGCACCTTCCAGAGTTTGGCGGGCTTTGAGGAGAAGTTTCACAAGGAAATCAGTCGG TTGGATCAGGATTTGCATGATGTGTTGGAGAAATTGGAGAATAGCGACACAACCAG TGATAGAGAGGACTCTAACCACACTCTCAGACCAGGAGGGCCACCTCCAATCCCCAAATCCCCATCCAAG TTAAGACCAGCAGTGCCTCCGCCACCTAAGGTAACCCCATCTAAGGAACTAAAAACTGAGAACATCATCAACCTGTTTGATGCTGCAGCAACTCCTGATATCAATGTCACCTCTCCTACAGAG TTTGACAGTCCTGCAGTCAACAACCTGTTGGATATGGACCTGGAATCTTTCAGTGAAGCAGCCAAAGTCTCCACAGTCTCTCAG CCGGCTAACTGGGACTCATGG TCGGAGGGTGCTGACGCACAGGAAGAAGAAACTCAGAAGCACTATGACCCTGTTGCTGCTGCTACAGAGGCCTGGGGTGATGATGGTACACAACCCATCCGCTATGATCCCATAGCAGCAGCCTCAGAGGGCTGGGGGGATGACGGGACCCAACCTGTTCGCTATGACCCTGTGGCTGCATCGCAGGAGGGATGGGAAGACGATGGGAGCCAGGCTGCTCACTACGATACAGTACAAGAAGCCCAGGAGGGATTGGGTGTCGATGTAGAGCAGCCTGTCAAAGAGGagccagctgcagctgaaacaccTGCTGATGAGGCTCCGTCTGATGTGGTAGAGGAGGACAACACTCCAGCTGCTCCCGAGCTGGATGAAAAAGAGGGTCAG GGAGATTCTTCAGCATCAGCTgctgaacctgaaccagaagaAGCAGCAACAGAGGAG CTGCAGACTCCGACCACAGCAGCAGAATCAACACAAGATTCATCAGAGACTACAGACATGCCTCCTGGCTTCTTGTTCAAG GTCCAGGTGATGCATGATTATGCTGCCAATGACACAGATGAACTGGAGATGAAGGCTGGTGATGTGGTGTTAGTAGTCACCTTCGACAATTCAGATGAACAG GATGACGGCTGGCTGATGGGACTGAAGCAGGACGATTGgcagcagaacaaagaaaatgccACTAAAGGAGTATTTCCTGAAAACTTCACACAAAGGCTGTGA
- the LOC122839689 gene encoding myc box-dependent-interacting protein 1 isoform X3, whose protein sequence is MAELNLGKGLTAGKVASNVQKKLTRAQEKVLQKLGKADETKDAAFEEWVINFNKQYTEGSKLQRDLRAYLEAVRAMHESSKNLQACLGDMYEPDWYGKNEVDSILEDCDVLWTDYHQKLVDHALISMDTYLGQFPDIKGRIAKRDRKLVDYDSARHNYAATHKTKKKDGGIKITKPSTLLERATPGWAQGILSAHNLAQTSLSKSQAEEEFERAQKVFEEINLDLQEELPSLWNSRVGFYVSTFQSLAGFEEKFHKEISRLDQDLHDVLEKLENSDTTRRTSDLGTASSGPSRSDREDSNHTLRPGGPPPIPKSPSKLRPAVPPPPKVTPSKELKTENIINLFDAAATPDINVTSPTEPANWDSWSEGADAQEEETQKHYDPVAAATEAWGDDGTQPIRYDPIAAASEGWGDDGTQPVRYDPVAASQEGWEDDGSQAAHYDTVQEAQEGLGVDVEQPVKEEPAAAETPADEAPSDVVEEDNTPAAPELDEKEGQGDSSASAAEPEPEEAATEELQTPTTAAESTQDSSETTDMPPGFLFKVQVMHDYAANDTDELEMKAGDVVLVVTFDNSDEQDDGWLMGLKQDDWQQNKENATKGVFPENFTQRL, encoded by the exons ATGGCTGAGCTGAATTTGGGGAAGGGGCTGACAGCTGGGAAAGTGGCCAGCAACGTTCAGAAAAAGCTCACCAGAGCCCAGGAAAAG GTTCTACAGAAGCTTGGCAAAGCAGATGAGACCAAAGACGCTGCTTTTGAGGAGTGGGTCATCAATTTCAACAAACAATAT ACTGAAGGCAGCAAACTCCAGAGGGACCTAAGAGCATACCTTGAGGCAGTTAGAG CTATGCACGAGTCCTCCAAGAATCTACAGGCATGTCTAGGTGACATGTATGAGCCGGACTGGTATGGCAAGAATGAAGTGGATTCTATTCTGGAG GACTGTGATGTGCTTTGGACTGATTACCATCAGAAGTTGGTTGATCACGCTCTGATCTCCATGGATACCTACCTGGGTCAGTTCCCTGATATTAAG GGTCGCATTGCAAAGAGAGACAGGAAGCTGGTGGATTACGACAGTGCCAGACATAACTATGCTGCTACACATAAGACTAAGAAAAAAGATGGAGGCATTAAAATTACAAag CCTTCTACCTTGTTGGAAAGAGCCACTCCAGGCTGGGCTCAGGGTATCTTGTCTGCACACAACCTTGCTCAGACCAGTCTCTCCAAGAGTCAG GCGGAAGAAGAGTTTGAGAGAGCCCAGAAGGTGTTTGAGGAGATTAATCTTGATTTGCAAGAAGAGTTACCTTCACTCTGGAACAG TCGTGTTGGTTTTTATGTCAGCACCTTCCAGAGTTTGGCGGGCTTTGAGGAGAAGTTTCACAAGGAAATCAGTCGG TTGGATCAGGATTTGCATGATGTGTTGGAGAAATTGGAGAATAGCGACACAACCAG AAGGACTAGTGACCTTGGCACAGCATCGTCAGGACCAAGCAGGAG TGATAGAGAGGACTCTAACCACACTCTCAGACCAGGAGGGCCACCTCCAATCCCCAAATCCCCATCCAAG TTAAGACCAGCAGTGCCTCCGCCACCTAAGGTAACCCCATCTAAGGAACTAAAAACTGAGAACATCATCAACCTGTTTGATGCTGCAGCAACTCCTGATATCAATGTCACCTCTCCTACAGAG CCGGCTAACTGGGACTCATGG TCGGAGGGTGCTGACGCACAGGAAGAAGAAACTCAGAAGCACTATGACCCTGTTGCTGCTGCTACAGAGGCCTGGGGTGATGATGGTACACAACCCATCCGCTATGATCCCATAGCAGCAGCCTCAGAGGGCTGGGGGGATGACGGGACCCAACCTGTTCGCTATGACCCTGTGGCTGCATCGCAGGAGGGATGGGAAGACGATGGGAGCCAGGCTGCTCACTACGATACAGTACAAGAAGCCCAGGAGGGATTGGGTGTCGATGTAGAGCAGCCTGTCAAAGAGGagccagctgcagctgaaacaccTGCTGATGAGGCTCCGTCTGATGTGGTAGAGGAGGACAACACTCCAGCTGCTCCCGAGCTGGATGAAAAAGAGGGTCAG GGAGATTCTTCAGCATCAGCTgctgaacctgaaccagaagaAGCAGCAACAGAGGAG CTGCAGACTCCGACCACAGCAGCAGAATCAACACAAGATTCATCAGAGACTACAGACATGCCTCCTGGCTTCTTGTTCAAG GTCCAGGTGATGCATGATTATGCTGCCAATGACACAGATGAACTGGAGATGAAGGCTGGTGATGTGGTGTTAGTAGTCACCTTCGACAATTCAGATGAACAG GATGACGGCTGGCTGATGGGACTGAAGCAGGACGATTGgcagcagaacaaagaaaatgccACTAAAGGAGTATTTCCTGAAAACTTCACACAAAGGCTGTGA
- the LOC122839689 gene encoding myc box-dependent-interacting protein 1 isoform X4 has protein sequence MAELNLGKGLTAGKVASNVQKKLTRAQEKVLQKLGKADETKDAAFEEWVINFNKQYTEGSKLQRDLRAYLEAVRAMHESSKNLQACLGDMYEPDWYGKNEVDSILEDCDVLWTDYHQKLVDHALISMDTYLGQFPDIKGRIAKRDRKLVDYDSARHNYAATHKTKKKDGGIKITKPSTLLERATPGWAQGILSAHNLAQTSLSKSQAEEEFERAQKVFEEINLDLQEELPSLWNSRVGFYVSTFQSLAGFEEKFHKEISRLDQDLHDVLEKLENSDTTRRTSDLGTASSGPSRSDREDSNHTLRPGGPPPIPKSPSKLRPAVPPPPKVTPSKELKTENIINLFDAAATPDINVTSPTEFDSPAVNNLLDMDLESFSEAAKVSTVSQPANWDSWGDSSASAAEPEPEEAATEELQTPTTAAESTQDSSETTDMPPGFLFKVQVMHDYAANDTDELEMKAGDVVLVVTFDNSDEQDDGWLMGLKQDDWQQNKENATKGVFPENFTQRL, from the exons ATGGCTGAGCTGAATTTGGGGAAGGGGCTGACAGCTGGGAAAGTGGCCAGCAACGTTCAGAAAAAGCTCACCAGAGCCCAGGAAAAG GTTCTACAGAAGCTTGGCAAAGCAGATGAGACCAAAGACGCTGCTTTTGAGGAGTGGGTCATCAATTTCAACAAACAATAT ACTGAAGGCAGCAAACTCCAGAGGGACCTAAGAGCATACCTTGAGGCAGTTAGAG CTATGCACGAGTCCTCCAAGAATCTACAGGCATGTCTAGGTGACATGTATGAGCCGGACTGGTATGGCAAGAATGAAGTGGATTCTATTCTGGAG GACTGTGATGTGCTTTGGACTGATTACCATCAGAAGTTGGTTGATCACGCTCTGATCTCCATGGATACCTACCTGGGTCAGTTCCCTGATATTAAG GGTCGCATTGCAAAGAGAGACAGGAAGCTGGTGGATTACGACAGTGCCAGACATAACTATGCTGCTACACATAAGACTAAGAAAAAAGATGGAGGCATTAAAATTACAAag CCTTCTACCTTGTTGGAAAGAGCCACTCCAGGCTGGGCTCAGGGTATCTTGTCTGCACACAACCTTGCTCAGACCAGTCTCTCCAAGAGTCAG GCGGAAGAAGAGTTTGAGAGAGCCCAGAAGGTGTTTGAGGAGATTAATCTTGATTTGCAAGAAGAGTTACCTTCACTCTGGAACAG TCGTGTTGGTTTTTATGTCAGCACCTTCCAGAGTTTGGCGGGCTTTGAGGAGAAGTTTCACAAGGAAATCAGTCGG TTGGATCAGGATTTGCATGATGTGTTGGAGAAATTGGAGAATAGCGACACAACCAG AAGGACTAGTGACCTTGGCACAGCATCGTCAGGACCAAGCAGGAG TGATAGAGAGGACTCTAACCACACTCTCAGACCAGGAGGGCCACCTCCAATCCCCAAATCCCCATCCAAG TTAAGACCAGCAGTGCCTCCGCCACCTAAGGTAACCCCATCTAAGGAACTAAAAACTGAGAACATCATCAACCTGTTTGATGCTGCAGCAACTCCTGATATCAATGTCACCTCTCCTACAGAG TTTGACAGTCCTGCAGTCAACAACCTGTTGGATATGGACCTGGAATCTTTCAGTGAAGCAGCCAAAGTCTCCACAGTCTCTCAG CCGGCTAACTGGGACTCATGG GGAGATTCTTCAGCATCAGCTgctgaacctgaaccagaagaAGCAGCAACAGAGGAG CTGCAGACTCCGACCACAGCAGCAGAATCAACACAAGATTCATCAGAGACTACAGACATGCCTCCTGGCTTCTTGTTCAAG GTCCAGGTGATGCATGATTATGCTGCCAATGACACAGATGAACTGGAGATGAAGGCTGGTGATGTGGTGTTAGTAGTCACCTTCGACAATTCAGATGAACAG GATGACGGCTGGCTGATGGGACTGAAGCAGGACGATTGgcagcagaacaaagaaaatgccACTAAAGGAGTATTTCCTGAAAACTTCACACAAAGGCTGTGA
- the LOC122839689 gene encoding myc box-dependent-interacting protein 1 isoform X6: MAELNLGKGLTAGKVASNVQKKLTRAQEKVLQKLGKADETKDAAFEEWVINFNKQYTEGSKLQRDLRAYLEAVRAMHESSKNLQACLGDMYEPDWYGKNEVDSILEDCDVLWTDYHQKLVDHALISMDTYLGQFPDIKGRIAKRDRKLVDYDSARHNYAATHKTKKKDGGIKITKPSTLLERATPGWAQGILSAHNLAQTSLSKSQAEEEFERAQKVFEEINLDLQEELPSLWNSRVGFYVSTFQSLAGFEEKFHKEISRLDQDLHDVLEKLENSDTTSDREDSNHTLRPGGPPPIPKSPSKLRPAVPPPPKVTPSKELKTENIINLFDAAATPDINVTSPTEPANWDSWGDSSASAAEPEPEEAATEELQTPTTAAESTQDSSETTDMPPGFLFKVQVMHDYAANDTDELEMKAGDVVLVVTFDNSDEQDDGWLMGLKQDDWQQNKENATKGVFPENFTQRL, encoded by the exons ATGGCTGAGCTGAATTTGGGGAAGGGGCTGACAGCTGGGAAAGTGGCCAGCAACGTTCAGAAAAAGCTCACCAGAGCCCAGGAAAAG GTTCTACAGAAGCTTGGCAAAGCAGATGAGACCAAAGACGCTGCTTTTGAGGAGTGGGTCATCAATTTCAACAAACAATAT ACTGAAGGCAGCAAACTCCAGAGGGACCTAAGAGCATACCTTGAGGCAGTTAGAG CTATGCACGAGTCCTCCAAGAATCTACAGGCATGTCTAGGTGACATGTATGAGCCGGACTGGTATGGCAAGAATGAAGTGGATTCTATTCTGGAG GACTGTGATGTGCTTTGGACTGATTACCATCAGAAGTTGGTTGATCACGCTCTGATCTCCATGGATACCTACCTGGGTCAGTTCCCTGATATTAAG GGTCGCATTGCAAAGAGAGACAGGAAGCTGGTGGATTACGACAGTGCCAGACATAACTATGCTGCTACACATAAGACTAAGAAAAAAGATGGAGGCATTAAAATTACAAag CCTTCTACCTTGTTGGAAAGAGCCACTCCAGGCTGGGCTCAGGGTATCTTGTCTGCACACAACCTTGCTCAGACCAGTCTCTCCAAGAGTCAG GCGGAAGAAGAGTTTGAGAGAGCCCAGAAGGTGTTTGAGGAGATTAATCTTGATTTGCAAGAAGAGTTACCTTCACTCTGGAACAG TCGTGTTGGTTTTTATGTCAGCACCTTCCAGAGTTTGGCGGGCTTTGAGGAGAAGTTTCACAAGGAAATCAGTCGG TTGGATCAGGATTTGCATGATGTGTTGGAGAAATTGGAGAATAGCGACACAACCAG TGATAGAGAGGACTCTAACCACACTCTCAGACCAGGAGGGCCACCTCCAATCCCCAAATCCCCATCCAAG TTAAGACCAGCAGTGCCTCCGCCACCTAAGGTAACCCCATCTAAGGAACTAAAAACTGAGAACATCATCAACCTGTTTGATGCTGCAGCAACTCCTGATATCAATGTCACCTCTCCTACAGAG CCGGCTAACTGGGACTCATGG GGAGATTCTTCAGCATCAGCTgctgaacctgaaccagaagaAGCAGCAACAGAGGAG CTGCAGACTCCGACCACAGCAGCAGAATCAACACAAGATTCATCAGAGACTACAGACATGCCTCCTGGCTTCTTGTTCAAG GTCCAGGTGATGCATGATTATGCTGCCAATGACACAGATGAACTGGAGATGAAGGCTGGTGATGTGGTGTTAGTAGTCACCTTCGACAATTCAGATGAACAG GATGACGGCTGGCTGATGGGACTGAAGCAGGACGATTGgcagcagaacaaagaaaatgccACTAAAGGAGTATTTCCTGAAAACTTCACACAAAGGCTGTGA
- the LOC122839689 gene encoding myc box-dependent-interacting protein 1 isoform X5, translating into MAELNLGKGLTAGKVASNVQKKLTRAQEKVLQKLGKADETKDAAFEEWVINFNKQYTEGSKLQRDLRAYLEAVRAMHESSKNLQACLGDMYEPDWYGKNEVDSILEDCDVLWTDYHQKLVDHALISMDTYLGQFPDIKGRIAKRDRKLVDYDSARHNYAATHKTKKKDGGIKITKPSTLLERATPGWAQGILSAHNLAQTSLSKSQAEEEFERAQKVFEEINLDLQEELPSLWNSRVGFYVSTFQSLAGFEEKFHKEISRLDQDLHDVLEKLENSDTTRRTSDLGTASSGPSRSDREDSNHTLRPGGPPPIPKSPSKLRPAVPPPPKVTPSKELKTENIINLFDAAATPDINVTSPTEPANWDSWGDSSASAAEPEPEEAATEELQTPTTAAESTQDSSETTDMPPGFLFKVQVMHDYAANDTDELEMKAGDVVLVVTFDNSDEQDDGWLMGLKQDDWQQNKENATKGVFPENFTQRL; encoded by the exons ATGGCTGAGCTGAATTTGGGGAAGGGGCTGACAGCTGGGAAAGTGGCCAGCAACGTTCAGAAAAAGCTCACCAGAGCCCAGGAAAAG GTTCTACAGAAGCTTGGCAAAGCAGATGAGACCAAAGACGCTGCTTTTGAGGAGTGGGTCATCAATTTCAACAAACAATAT ACTGAAGGCAGCAAACTCCAGAGGGACCTAAGAGCATACCTTGAGGCAGTTAGAG CTATGCACGAGTCCTCCAAGAATCTACAGGCATGTCTAGGTGACATGTATGAGCCGGACTGGTATGGCAAGAATGAAGTGGATTCTATTCTGGAG GACTGTGATGTGCTTTGGACTGATTACCATCAGAAGTTGGTTGATCACGCTCTGATCTCCATGGATACCTACCTGGGTCAGTTCCCTGATATTAAG GGTCGCATTGCAAAGAGAGACAGGAAGCTGGTGGATTACGACAGTGCCAGACATAACTATGCTGCTACACATAAGACTAAGAAAAAAGATGGAGGCATTAAAATTACAAag CCTTCTACCTTGTTGGAAAGAGCCACTCCAGGCTGGGCTCAGGGTATCTTGTCTGCACACAACCTTGCTCAGACCAGTCTCTCCAAGAGTCAG GCGGAAGAAGAGTTTGAGAGAGCCCAGAAGGTGTTTGAGGAGATTAATCTTGATTTGCAAGAAGAGTTACCTTCACTCTGGAACAG TCGTGTTGGTTTTTATGTCAGCACCTTCCAGAGTTTGGCGGGCTTTGAGGAGAAGTTTCACAAGGAAATCAGTCGG TTGGATCAGGATTTGCATGATGTGTTGGAGAAATTGGAGAATAGCGACACAACCAG AAGGACTAGTGACCTTGGCACAGCATCGTCAGGACCAAGCAGGAG TGATAGAGAGGACTCTAACCACACTCTCAGACCAGGAGGGCCACCTCCAATCCCCAAATCCCCATCCAAG TTAAGACCAGCAGTGCCTCCGCCACCTAAGGTAACCCCATCTAAGGAACTAAAAACTGAGAACATCATCAACCTGTTTGATGCTGCAGCAACTCCTGATATCAATGTCACCTCTCCTACAGAG CCGGCTAACTGGGACTCATGG GGAGATTCTTCAGCATCAGCTgctgaacctgaaccagaagaAGCAGCAACAGAGGAG CTGCAGACTCCGACCACAGCAGCAGAATCAACACAAGATTCATCAGAGACTACAGACATGCCTCCTGGCTTCTTGTTCAAG GTCCAGGTGATGCATGATTATGCTGCCAATGACACAGATGAACTGGAGATGAAGGCTGGTGATGTGGTGTTAGTAGTCACCTTCGACAATTCAGATGAACAG GATGACGGCTGGCTGATGGGACTGAAGCAGGACGATTGgcagcagaacaaagaaaatgccACTAAAGGAGTATTTCCTGAAAACTTCACACAAAGGCTGTGA
- the LOC122839689 gene encoding myc box-dependent-interacting protein 1 isoform X1 codes for MAELNLGKGLTAGKVASNVQKKLTRAQEKVLQKLGKADETKDAAFEEWVINFNKQYTEGSKLQRDLRAYLEAVRAMHESSKNLQACLGDMYEPDWYGKNEVDSILEDCDVLWTDYHQKLVDHALISMDTYLGQFPDIKGRIAKRDRKLVDYDSARHNYAATHKTKKKDGGIKITKPSTLLERATPGWAQGILSAHNLAQTSLSKSQAEEEFERAQKVFEEINLDLQEELPSLWNSRVGFYVSTFQSLAGFEEKFHKEISRLDQDLHDVLEKLENSDTTRRTSDLGTASSGPSRSDREDSNHTLRPGGPPPIPKSPSKLRPAVPPPPKVTPSKELKTENIINLFDAAATPDINVTSPTEFDSPAVNNLLDMDLESFSEAAKVSTVSQPANWDSWSEGADAQEEETQKHYDPVAAATEAWGDDGTQPIRYDPIAAASEGWGDDGTQPVRYDPVAASQEGWEDDGSQAAHYDTVQEAQEGLGVDVEQPVKEEPAAAETPADEAPSDVVEEDNTPAAPELDEKEGQGDSSASAAEPEPEEAATEELQTPTTAAESTQDSSETTDMPPGFLFKVQVMHDYAANDTDELEMKAGDVVLVVTFDNSDEQDDGWLMGLKQDDWQQNKENATKGVFPENFTQRL; via the exons ATGGCTGAGCTGAATTTGGGGAAGGGGCTGACAGCTGGGAAAGTGGCCAGCAACGTTCAGAAAAAGCTCACCAGAGCCCAGGAAAAG GTTCTACAGAAGCTTGGCAAAGCAGATGAGACCAAAGACGCTGCTTTTGAGGAGTGGGTCATCAATTTCAACAAACAATAT ACTGAAGGCAGCAAACTCCAGAGGGACCTAAGAGCATACCTTGAGGCAGTTAGAG CTATGCACGAGTCCTCCAAGAATCTACAGGCATGTCTAGGTGACATGTATGAGCCGGACTGGTATGGCAAGAATGAAGTGGATTCTATTCTGGAG GACTGTGATGTGCTTTGGACTGATTACCATCAGAAGTTGGTTGATCACGCTCTGATCTCCATGGATACCTACCTGGGTCAGTTCCCTGATATTAAG GGTCGCATTGCAAAGAGAGACAGGAAGCTGGTGGATTACGACAGTGCCAGACATAACTATGCTGCTACACATAAGACTAAGAAAAAAGATGGAGGCATTAAAATTACAAag CCTTCTACCTTGTTGGAAAGAGCCACTCCAGGCTGGGCTCAGGGTATCTTGTCTGCACACAACCTTGCTCAGACCAGTCTCTCCAAGAGTCAG GCGGAAGAAGAGTTTGAGAGAGCCCAGAAGGTGTTTGAGGAGATTAATCTTGATTTGCAAGAAGAGTTACCTTCACTCTGGAACAG TCGTGTTGGTTTTTATGTCAGCACCTTCCAGAGTTTGGCGGGCTTTGAGGAGAAGTTTCACAAGGAAATCAGTCGG TTGGATCAGGATTTGCATGATGTGTTGGAGAAATTGGAGAATAGCGACACAACCAG AAGGACTAGTGACCTTGGCACAGCATCGTCAGGACCAAGCAGGAG TGATAGAGAGGACTCTAACCACACTCTCAGACCAGGAGGGCCACCTCCAATCCCCAAATCCCCATCCAAG TTAAGACCAGCAGTGCCTCCGCCACCTAAGGTAACCCCATCTAAGGAACTAAAAACTGAGAACATCATCAACCTGTTTGATGCTGCAGCAACTCCTGATATCAATGTCACCTCTCCTACAGAG TTTGACAGTCCTGCAGTCAACAACCTGTTGGATATGGACCTGGAATCTTTCAGTGAAGCAGCCAAAGTCTCCACAGTCTCTCAG CCGGCTAACTGGGACTCATGG TCGGAGGGTGCTGACGCACAGGAAGAAGAAACTCAGAAGCACTATGACCCTGTTGCTGCTGCTACAGAGGCCTGGGGTGATGATGGTACACAACCCATCCGCTATGATCCCATAGCAGCAGCCTCAGAGGGCTGGGGGGATGACGGGACCCAACCTGTTCGCTATGACCCTGTGGCTGCATCGCAGGAGGGATGGGAAGACGATGGGAGCCAGGCTGCTCACTACGATACAGTACAAGAAGCCCAGGAGGGATTGGGTGTCGATGTAGAGCAGCCTGTCAAAGAGGagccagctgcagctgaaacaccTGCTGATGAGGCTCCGTCTGATGTGGTAGAGGAGGACAACACTCCAGCTGCTCCCGAGCTGGATGAAAAAGAGGGTCAG GGAGATTCTTCAGCATCAGCTgctgaacctgaaccagaagaAGCAGCAACAGAGGAG CTGCAGACTCCGACCACAGCAGCAGAATCAACACAAGATTCATCAGAGACTACAGACATGCCTCCTGGCTTCTTGTTCAAG GTCCAGGTGATGCATGATTATGCTGCCAATGACACAGATGAACTGGAGATGAAGGCTGGTGATGTGGTGTTAGTAGTCACCTTCGACAATTCAGATGAACAG GATGACGGCTGGCTGATGGGACTGAAGCAGGACGATTGgcagcagaacaaagaaaatgccACTAAAGGAGTATTTCCTGAAAACTTCACACAAAGGCTGTGA